In Sphingobacterium thalpophilum, a genomic segment contains:
- a CDS encoding CHAP domain-containing protein: MATMHYLFFGILSIAILFPGRARNAAVMERKLSGNYAELQRSSPVAAYVDGLAADYHAAWSIRQRIVDTALQEIGVQEATGNNDGVQVEAYLRYVGLGKGYAWCAAFVSWCYGRAGLAAPRNAWSPALFPMTRRCTAAQIAQGSIQQADLFAIYSSSLQRINHVGIVRKKEGNWILTVEGNVDNRVLCKRRPLTTIYAFSNWLD, translated from the coding sequence ATGGCAACAATGCATTATCTATTTTTCGGTATTCTTTCTATCGCTATTCTCTTTCCTGGCCGTGCTCGCAATGCTGCTGTAATGGAGCGGAAATTGTCGGGAAATTATGCTGAGCTCCAACGCAGTAGTCCTGTTGCAGCGTATGTTGATGGCCTAGCAGCGGATTATCACGCCGCATGGAGTATACGTCAACGCATTGTTGATACCGCTTTACAGGAGATTGGCGTACAGGAAGCCACAGGCAACAACGATGGTGTGCAGGTTGAAGCCTATCTTCGCTACGTGGGCCTTGGAAAAGGATACGCCTGGTGTGCGGCTTTTGTATCCTGGTGTTATGGTCGAGCGGGACTTGCAGCACCACGCAATGCCTGGAGCCCGGCACTTTTTCCAATGACGCGCCGCTGTACGGCTGCGCAGATCGCGCAGGGTAGCATCCAACAGGCAGATCTCTTTGCGATCTATAGCTCCAGTCTCCAGCGTATCAATCATGTAGGGATTGTGCGCAAAAAGGAGGGTAATTGGATCCTGACTGTGGAAGGAAATGTGGATAATCGTGTATTGTGCAAGCGGCGTCCCTTGACTACTATTTATGCGTTTTCAAATTGGCTGGACTGA
- a CDS encoding RNA polymerase sigma factor, whose protein sequence is MYAQKYDDTEEKSVLISLRSGCQRAFRQVYSRYSGRIYLNIRKMVKSEEDAVELLQEVFIKVWDKRELIDPEQSFRSYLFQIAKYTVYNFIRRNNLEKQVQAYLSLHNTALYSHVEEELYEKQYEEWLSQTIDQLPPQRKLIYKLCKIEGKTYAEVSDLLSISTSTINDHIVKATKYIKEKHGILDKSTLLIISFILLQQH, encoded by the coding sequence ATGTACGCACAAAAATACGACGATACTGAAGAGAAGTCTGTCTTGATCTCCCTGCGTTCTGGCTGCCAGCGTGCTTTTCGGCAGGTCTACAGTAGGTATAGCGGGCGTATTTATCTCAACATCCGTAAGATGGTCAAGTCCGAAGAAGACGCAGTCGAACTATTACAAGAAGTATTTATTAAAGTATGGGATAAACGGGAGTTGATTGATCCCGAGCAGTCTTTTCGATCTTATCTATTCCAGATCGCCAAATATACTGTCTATAATTTTATCCGGCGAAATAACCTCGAAAAACAAGTTCAGGCATATCTTAGCCTTCACAATACAGCCTTATACAGTCACGTCGAAGAAGAACTCTATGAAAAGCAATATGAAGAATGGTTGTCTCAGACCATTGACCAGCTGCCGCCACAACGCAAATTGATCTACAAACTTTGTAAAATTGAGGGCAAAACCTACGCCGAAGTAAGCGACTTATTGAGTATATCGACATCCACCATCAACGACCACATCGTAAAAGCTACAAAATATATCAAAGAGAAGCATGGGATCCTGGATAAATCCACATTGCTCATTATTTCTTTTATACTTCTCCAACAGCATTAA
- a CDS encoding DUF6266 family protein, with translation MKKKSNKKRSAAQLDQQKRFALAMSFLSPLKSILADGYKFLAKRKKRLVYPFNLALSHVLNMAIAEEEEGPFVDPEKVWLSDGTLPGVLVSDIVEETGRILVSYDSFSSFCAWDDHVKLIAYQVKEGVAIRSQRLALRSEKQVALDIPPSLLGKELLLYIVCCERDGIKYARSQYLGTYLIK, from the coding sequence ATGAAGAAAAAATCAAATAAGAAACGGTCTGCTGCCCAACTTGACCAGCAGAAACGTTTTGCGCTGGCAATGAGTTTTTTGTCACCGCTGAAATCGATTCTGGCTGATGGATATAAATTTCTAGCCAAACGAAAAAAAAGACTCGTATATCCCTTTAACCTCGCCCTTTCACATGTGCTTAACATGGCCATTGCTGAAGAGGAAGAGGGGCCTTTTGTGGATCCCGAAAAAGTATGGCTCAGCGACGGTACGTTGCCTGGGGTGTTGGTCTCAGATATAGTCGAGGAAACTGGGCGGATACTGGTCAGTTACGATAGTTTTTCCTCCTTTTGTGCCTGGGATGATCATGTCAAACTGATCGCATATCAGGTGAAAGAAGGTGTGGCGATACGAAGTCAGCGCCTAGCCTTGCGCAGCGAGAAACAGGTCGCCTTGGATATCCCTCCTTCACTGCTCGGAAAAGAGCTCTTGCTTTATATTGTCTGCTGCGAAAGAGATGGTATAAAGTATGCACGGAGCCAGTATCTAGGGACTTATCTGATTAAATAA
- a CDS encoding RagB/SusD family nutrient uptake outer membrane protein — protein MKLYKILIGGLSLMAILQLTSCNKLDTLPTDRFTDENFWDYPDNAEKMVNMAYNQLYSADRMWNDEALSDNIFEGRSNTDQRAIRNGTADPTLGRFGAEWSDLYGGIKTCHVYLENVERVPGMDAALKKRRTAEVRFIRAFLYFRLVNFYGAVPFFTKDISLEESKTLPRTEKATIMAFIHQELDQCMADLPNKDALPADDRGRITKGAASAFQARAYLYESNWNKVVEYCENLMKKQTEFGTYSLFRSYPELFTAANEYNSEVILDYAYVPLLKTWNKLYDAAPISAQARLNGYAPLQSLVDNYLTLGGNTIATDPQYNDSNPYVNRDPRMAATIVFHGGQWTDFDGTTRKIFIKPGSGTSDKERLDEYQGASANASATGYYVKKYYDVTATVKYDAGLNIIMFRYADILLMYAEAKEALGQLNAAVWDMTIRPIRQRAGFEASKALDFPTTGDLKTIVRNERRSELALEGLRYYDIMRWKAGKTYLDGQVLGAKYGSNNSNIKLDIRRFDESRDYLWSIPRTQIDLNKNLLPNNQGYSN, from the coding sequence ATGAAACTATATAAGATACTTATTGGAGGCTTGAGTTTAATGGCAATTCTCCAATTAACATCCTGTAATAAGTTGGATACGCTGCCAACAGATCGCTTTACCGATGAAAATTTTTGGGACTATCCAGACAACGCCGAAAAAATGGTCAATATGGCCTATAATCAGCTGTATTCAGCAGATCGTATGTGGAATGATGAAGCCCTGAGTGATAATATTTTTGAGGGGCGCTCAAACACAGACCAGCGCGCAATTCGTAATGGAACCGCCGATCCAACACTGGGCCGCTTTGGGGCAGAGTGGTCCGATCTTTACGGTGGTATTAAGACCTGCCATGTCTATCTAGAGAATGTAGAGCGTGTACCCGGAATGGATGCGGCACTCAAAAAACGCCGTACCGCCGAGGTACGCTTTATCCGTGCATTTCTCTATTTTAGACTTGTTAATTTCTATGGCGCTGTGCCTTTCTTCACGAAAGATATCTCATTGGAAGAGTCTAAGACTCTTCCTCGGACAGAAAAAGCGACTATTATGGCATTTATCCATCAGGAGTTGGATCAATGCATGGCCGATCTACCGAACAAAGATGCTTTACCGGCAGACGACCGCGGCCGGATTACCAAGGGCGCCGCTTCAGCCTTTCAAGCCCGGGCCTACCTGTATGAAAGCAACTGGAATAAAGTAGTGGAGTACTGTGAAAATCTGATGAAAAAACAAACGGAATTTGGAACTTATTCATTATTCCGCAGTTATCCGGAGCTGTTTACTGCAGCCAATGAATACAATTCAGAAGTTATTCTGGATTATGCCTATGTACCTCTTTTAAAAACCTGGAATAAGTTATATGATGCAGCACCGATCTCTGCACAGGCACGTTTAAACGGATATGCACCATTGCAAAGTCTGGTTGATAATTATTTGACACTGGGCGGAAATACCATTGCAACGGATCCGCAATATAACGATAGTAATCCCTATGTGAACCGCGATCCACGCATGGCCGCAACCATCGTTTTCCATGGCGGACAATGGACAGATTTTGACGGTACAACACGCAAGATTTTTATTAAACCCGGCTCGGGTACAAGCGATAAGGAACGGCTCGACGAATATCAGGGTGCAAGTGCCAACGCTTCTGCCACAGGGTATTACGTAAAGAAATACTACGATGTAACAGCAACGGTAAAATACGATGCAGGATTGAACATCATCATGTTTCGGTACGCCGATATCTTATTGATGTATGCAGAAGCAAAAGAAGCACTGGGACAACTCAATGCAGCAGTGTGGGATATGACGATCAGACCTATTCGTCAGCGGGCTGGTTTTGAAGCATCAAAAGCGTTAGACTTTCCGACTACCGGGGATCTGAAAACAATTGTCCGAAATGAGCGGCGAAGCGAGCTCGCACTTGAGGGATTGCGTTACTATGATATCATGCGCTGGAAGGCCGGTAAAACTTATTTGGACGGCCAGGTATTGGGTGCTAAATATGGTAGTAACAATAGCAATATCAAACTGGATATCCGTCGATTTGATGAAAGTAGAGACTATCTTTGGTCGATACCACGAACCCAGATCGATCTAAATAAAAATTTATTGCCTAACAATCAGGGCTACTCAAACTAA
- a CDS encoding TonB-dependent receptor, producing MSLKKIFRELKSQTGYNFLYTERQMVNAKPVDIKVRDRQLSDVLDQIFKDQPLSYQLDNKTVVIYDKPKASITSVPMEFTITPNQVPVKGRVTNERGEPLANVSVRVKGNESIGTTTNSDGLFTLTNLSPKATLVFSSVGYDALSGELSSLRTDGSGQLNVIMKNSNSQLEEVIVIGYGTTTRQRVVGAVDQISAKTFENRPVGNVTQALQGASPSLTIQQKSMDPNDNSMNINIRGISTINSNAPLVVIDGIITEGGTLNKINPDDIETVSVLKDAGSTAIYGSRSANGVILVTTKRGRQNQRPAVTVGTQWGVQEPKILFSPVAGYENATLRNLALTNSGMDPQFSPEAIADLYAHQDIERWNLPEIMKNSFQQKYNISVAGGGDKSSYLFSGGFYNQPSNFVGQDFGIKRYNLRSNLSTEIGRFKLTSILAYTRNNNMSNTAGSAIINASRLPPYYYYRMQADNGKYLVNNALTDQNPLAELNEGGYIKNDNDYFNINLNLEAKLFEGLKLRGIFGADIYADHRSIRRIQVPLYSSPDATQPQVYVNSDRNTEDFNEKASLLNFQLLLDYDRNFGSHHVSGLFGASNESYTRRQNELKMKFTDPVLGTPTTGTVIDPVSARVTPNGTLQNSINSIFGRAGYDFASKYFAEFSFRYDGSSKFSKANRWGFFPSGSLGWRASDEVFMNWYKQHVGSLKIRSTYGVLGNQAVDDYAYYFTYESYQNSYGFNNKPVSAAGFNYASLDLRWEKTYNFNVGLDATFFHDKLTASFDYFKKRTVDILMSPQIPSTFGTSLKNQNLGEMNNEGWEINLSYRATTGDFHHTINANMGDSHNKIIAMPGDDRISTVDNITKLTRVGLPYNSYYGYKMARFFQNISDIETSALPSGITAADLRPGDVKYVDRNNDGIIDARDRFVLGNGFPRFTFGLTYNLNYKDFDFSMFWQGVGKRDMMIRGELIEPFHQNYSYTIYQHQLDYWTPTNIDGRWPRLTANGSTASTNNFGKDSDLYLFNGKYARLKNIQVGYSLPKEVVSKLGLQRVRFFINAQNLLTLSKNSWIDPESSEFDSNMGGSANSARNYPTLKYYGGGLNIQF from the coding sequence ATGAGCCTTAAGAAAATATTTAGGGAACTCAAATCTCAGACGGGATACAATTTTCTGTACACTGAACGGCAGATGGTAAACGCGAAGCCTGTTGACATAAAAGTTAGGGACCGTCAATTGTCGGATGTATTAGACCAGATCTTTAAAGATCAGCCCTTGTCCTACCAGTTGGATAATAAGACTGTGGTCATTTATGATAAGCCAAAAGCTTCCATAACGTCCGTACCGATGGAGTTTACGATTACCCCAAATCAAGTCCCCGTAAAAGGACGTGTGACCAATGAACGTGGCGAACCGCTCGCAAATGTCTCTGTGCGGGTCAAAGGAAATGAATCTATAGGTACTACCACCAATAGTGATGGTCTATTTACCCTCACAAATCTTTCACCCAAAGCAACCTTGGTATTCTCCTCTGTTGGTTATGATGCATTGAGCGGAGAACTGTCTTCCCTGCGGACCGATGGATCGGGGCAGCTCAATGTGATCATGAAAAATAGCAACAGTCAGCTCGAAGAAGTTATCGTAATCGGCTATGGTACCACGACACGTCAGCGTGTTGTTGGGGCCGTTGACCAGATCAGTGCGAAGACTTTCGAAAACCGACCTGTAGGCAATGTAACGCAAGCCCTTCAAGGAGCCTCACCCAGTTTGACCATCCAACAGAAAAGCATGGACCCCAATGATAATTCGATGAATATCAATATTCGTGGAATATCTACCATAAACAGTAATGCGCCGCTGGTGGTGATCGATGGAATTATTACAGAAGGCGGAACACTCAATAAGATCAATCCGGATGACATCGAAACGGTGTCGGTATTGAAAGACGCCGGTTCTACGGCTATATACGGTTCGAGGTCTGCAAATGGCGTTATTTTGGTAACCACCAAAAGAGGACGCCAAAATCAGCGGCCTGCGGTGACTGTCGGCACCCAGTGGGGCGTGCAAGAACCTAAGATTTTATTTTCACCTGTTGCAGGATATGAAAATGCGACCCTTCGTAATCTTGCACTGACCAACTCAGGAATGGATCCGCAGTTTTCACCAGAGGCTATTGCAGACTTATATGCCCATCAGGATATCGAGCGGTGGAACTTGCCGGAAATCATGAAAAACTCTTTCCAGCAAAAATATAATATCAGTGTGGCCGGGGGTGGAGATAAAAGTTCCTATTTATTTTCCGGCGGCTTTTACAATCAGCCCAGCAACTTTGTCGGACAGGACTTTGGCATTAAGCGGTACAATTTGCGGAGCAACCTCAGTACAGAGATCGGACGTTTTAAATTGACCTCAATCTTAGCCTATACCCGCAACAACAACATGAGCAACACGGCCGGAAGTGCCATTATCAATGCTTCCAGACTTCCGCCTTATTACTACTATCGCATGCAGGCTGATAATGGAAAATATCTTGTCAACAATGCACTTACAGATCAAAATCCTCTGGCCGAACTGAATGAAGGCGGCTATATTAAAAATGATAACGACTATTTTAATATCAACCTGAATCTCGAAGCAAAACTGTTCGAAGGTTTAAAACTGCGTGGTATCTTCGGAGCGGACATCTATGCCGATCACCGTTCTATCCGTAGAATCCAGGTGCCATTATATTCCAGTCCAGATGCCACGCAACCTCAGGTCTACGTCAATTCAGACCGCAATACCGAAGATTTTAACGAAAAAGCCTCGTTGTTAAACTTTCAACTCCTTCTGGATTATGACCGAAATTTTGGCAGCCATCATGTATCAGGTCTGTTTGGAGCATCCAACGAATCCTATACACGCCGACAAAACGAACTGAAAATGAAATTTACTGATCCTGTCCTCGGCACACCTACGACAGGGACAGTTATCGATCCCGTGAGTGCCCGTGTGACACCAAATGGGACACTGCAAAATAGTATCAATTCGATCTTCGGTCGTGCCGGATACGACTTTGCAAGTAAGTATTTTGCCGAATTTAGCTTTCGCTACGATGGATCTTCTAAGTTCTCGAAAGCTAATCGCTGGGGCTTCTTTCCTTCGGGATCCCTCGGATGGCGGGCATCCGACGAAGTATTTATGAATTGGTATAAACAACATGTCGGTAGCCTAAAAATCAGATCTACCTATGGTGTTCTTGGCAATCAGGCCGTAGACGACTATGCGTATTATTTTACCTATGAATCCTATCAGAACAGTTATGGATTTAACAACAAACCTGTTTCTGCTGCGGGATTTAATTATGCCAGCCTGGATCTACGCTGGGAGAAAACCTATAATTTCAATGTTGGGTTGGACGCCACCTTCTTTCATGATAAATTAACGGCCAGTTTCGATTATTTTAAAAAGCGTACAGTTGATATCTTGATGTCGCCTCAAATACCTTCCACATTCGGAACCTCCCTAAAAAATCAGAATTTAGGTGAAATGAACAATGAGGGCTGGGAAATCAACCTTAGCTACCGGGCTACAACAGGCGATTTCCACCATACGATCAATGCGAATATGGGCGATAGTCACAATAAGATTATTGCGATGCCCGGCGATGACCGTATTTCGACAGTCGATAACATTACTAAATTAACGCGTGTTGGGCTACCCTATAATTCCTATTATGGGTACAAGATGGCCAGATTCTTTCAAAATATATCGGATATTGAAACTTCGGCCTTGCCGAGCGGTATTACGGCAGCAGATCTGCGCCCCGGCGATGTAAAGTATGTCGACCGCAATAACGATGGAATTATCGATGCACGCGACCGCTTTGTGTTGGGCAATGGATTCCCCCGGTTTACATTTGGTCTTACCTATAACCTGAATTATAAAGATTTTGATTTTAGTATGTTCTGGCAAGGGGTAGGCAAGCGCGATATGATGATCCGGGGAGAATTGATCGAACCCTTTCATCAGAATTATTCCTATACCATTTATCAGCATCAACTCGATTACTGGACGCCGACCAATATTGATGGACGCTGGCCCCGACTGACTGCAAATGGATCAACAGCATCGACCAACAACTTTGGGAAAGATTCTGATCTCTATCTTTTCAATGGGAAATATGCTCGATTGAAAAATATACAGGTAGGTTATTCGTTACCCAAAGAAGTCGTGTCGAAATTGGGATTGCAGCGTGTTCGCTTTTTCATCAATGCCCAAAACCTGCTGACTTTGAGCAAAAACTCCTGGATAGATCCCGAATCCTCCGAATTTGATTCTAACATGGGTGGTTCGGCAAATAGTGCCCGCAATTATCCGACGTTGAAATACTATGGCGGTGGATTAAATATTCAATTCTAA
- a CDS encoding SusE domain-containing protein — translation MKWYFKVIAMVALAASIVSCKKDDMKYADAEVSAVENLYAPADGKAVKLLSSSSAALYFEWESALVADGGAAQYEVVFDKLDGDFSKPLYTVTSDNNGNSNGANISHKILNQVATKAGINPGESGDVIWSVYAIRGMKRVLSKAKKVLNIKTLEGFAEIPDELFITGEATEGGTDVASSLPFKLVGNGEYEIFTKLEAGKKYIFTDRKSAEGRVFYSEDQTKIKEGETGSNSIAKTAVYRIRIDFNVAAVTYTEIKNMGVYFSPSGAVVLDLPYQGKGIWAATGIINFKQESWGRDQRYKFQMETVKAGKAETLQLGTQNGTDSPPNSSSAPSYYFVRILSNLSQWDDKWKFVDAVDGHPTKIAMILQGDKDYTHTVVPN, via the coding sequence ATGAAATGGTATTTTAAAGTTATAGCAATGGTCGCATTGGCTGCGAGCATCGTTTCCTGTAAAAAAGACGATATGAAATACGCTGACGCAGAGGTGTCTGCTGTTGAGAACCTATATGCCCCTGCAGATGGAAAAGCTGTCAAATTATTAAGTTCCAGCTCCGCCGCGCTGTATTTTGAATGGGAGTCGGCCTTGGTTGCCGACGGTGGGGCAGCTCAATATGAAGTTGTCTTTGACAAGCTCGACGGCGATTTTAGCAAGCCTCTTTATACAGTTACGTCGGATAATAATGGAAACTCAAACGGCGCCAATATCAGTCACAAAATATTGAATCAGGTCGCGACGAAAGCGGGGATTAACCCTGGTGAGAGCGGCGATGTAATCTGGTCAGTCTACGCTATCCGTGGAATGAAACGGGTGTTGAGCAAAGCTAAGAAGGTATTGAACATCAAAACACTGGAAGGCTTTGCGGAAATCCCCGATGAATTATTTATCACTGGAGAGGCAACTGAGGGTGGGACGGATGTTGCCTCATCTTTACCTTTTAAATTGGTAGGGAACGGTGAATATGAGATCTTTACAAAATTGGAAGCCGGTAAAAAATATATTTTTACGGATCGCAAGTCTGCTGAGGGACGTGTTTTCTATTCGGAAGATCAAACCAAAATAAAAGAAGGTGAAACCGGAAGTAACAGCATTGCTAAGACCGCAGTATATCGTATTCGAATAGATTTCAATGTTGCAGCAGTTACCTACACAGAGATCAAAAACATGGGCGTTTATTTCTCGCCATCCGGAGCTGTAGTGTTGGATCTACCTTATCAAGGGAAGGGAATTTGGGCTGCAACGGGTATCATCAATTTTAAACAGGAAAGTTGGGGCCGCGACCAACGTTATAAGTTCCAAATGGAAACCGTTAAGGCCGGAAAGGCTGAAACCTTACAGCTGGGAACTCAAAACGGGACGGACAGTCCGCCCAATAGTTCATCAGCTCCTTCTTATTATTTCGTTCGCATATTGTCCAATCTTTCGCAATGGGATGATAAATGGAAATTTGTAGATGCAGTAGACGGCCATCCAACAAAAATAGCGATGATTTTACAAGGCGACAAAGACTATACGCATACTGTCGTACCAAATTAA
- a CDS encoding LytTR family DNA-binding domain-containing protein yields MDTIKKILKQEGRLQKICVGIVDDDPDVVDDLKRYVDLTDGVECVYATTNPKEALVALRRLKLDILFLDIEMPIVGGLDILGQLESLKRGNTGIANLQVIVCSTNREVGDKMFHYEVTDYFLKPFEQERFYKAMDRAKKRIQHYGLNNLNDDNKCFFYGERGAVKKRLNYDEICYIEAKNNQTRIWMNDKTFVEVNESFGNMLALLPKASFAQVHRSVAVSLKHVLGVTAHHVFLPDIEINRGEKGKYQYFDQWIEQNSISGKFQIHGIVREGKEMTNTSQRM; encoded by the coding sequence ATGGATACAATAAAAAAAATATTAAAGCAGGAGGGACGGCTCCAAAAAATCTGTGTGGGTATTGTGGATGATGATCCTGATGTTGTAGATGATCTTAAAAGATACGTAGACTTGACAGATGGTGTCGAATGTGTGTATGCGACGACCAATCCCAAGGAAGCCTTAGTGGCCTTGCGTCGCTTAAAACTGGATATTCTATTTCTTGATATTGAGATGCCCATCGTTGGGGGACTGGATATTTTGGGGCAGCTGGAAAGTCTCAAGCGGGGCAACACGGGTATTGCAAATCTTCAGGTGATTGTTTGCAGTACGAATAGAGAAGTAGGCGACAAAATGTTTCACTACGAGGTAACCGATTATTTTCTCAAGCCCTTCGAACAGGAACGTTTTTATAAAGCTATGGACAGAGCAAAAAAGAGAATTCAGCATTATGGTTTAAATAACTTGAATGATGATAATAAGTGCTTTTTCTATGGGGAACGGGGGGCTGTAAAAAAGAGGCTAAACTATGATGAGATCTGTTATATTGAAGCAAAAAATAATCAGACCAGAATATGGATGAATGATAAAACTTTCGTTGAAGTCAACGAATCGTTCGGTAATATGCTCGCCCTGTTACCCAAGGCGAGTTTTGCACAGGTACACCGAAGTGTTGCGGTTTCTCTCAAGCACGTGCTGGGGGTGACTGCCCATCATGTATTCCTTCCTGATATAGAAATAAACCGCGGCGAAAAGGGAAAATACCAATATTTTGACCAGTGGATTGAGCAAAATTCCATTAGTGGTAAGTTTCAGATACATGGTATCGTCAGAGAGGGAAAAGAGATGACGAACACGAGTCAAAGGATGTAA
- a CDS encoding DUF6266 family protein translates to MGTIVNGINGGISGKTGSVIGSSWKSINYLKGLYKKSNKPASQEQLITQAKFKLLMRFLMPINSYLQVGFGQKKADRQTPLNAAFQFNLPLAIQGTYPGFTLDYSKIRIADGAFFLGPPQGASFADEEMTVTWDSNNNDIYGSADDDGVYIIGYHPEQDEFLAPSIVPTRQVGTTTFVVPAHLLGGSAHLWIFMADRKKKRVSKSSYLGLIQLI, encoded by the coding sequence ATGGGAACAATAGTAAATGGAATAAACGGAGGTATAAGCGGTAAGACCGGCTCCGTGATAGGCTCCAGCTGGAAGAGTATCAACTACCTCAAAGGGCTTTATAAAAAGAGTAATAAACCGGCTAGTCAGGAGCAGCTGATCACGCAGGCAAAGTTCAAATTGCTGATGCGTTTTTTAATGCCCATCAATTCGTACCTGCAGGTCGGATTCGGACAGAAAAAAGCCGATCGGCAGACACCCCTCAATGCTGCGTTTCAGTTTAATCTGCCTTTGGCTATCCAGGGTACTTATCCGGGTTTTACACTGGACTATAGTAAAATCCGAATTGCCGACGGAGCTTTTTTTCTGGGGCCGCCCCAAGGTGCGTCTTTCGCCGATGAAGAGATGACGGTCACCTGGGATTCGAACAACAATGACATCTACGGCTCAGCAGACGATGACGGTGTGTACATCATCGGGTATCATCCCGAACAGGATGAGTTTTTGGCACCCTCTATCGTGCCAACCCGCCAGGTAGGTACCACGACTTTTGTAGTGCCTGCACATTTGCTCGGTGGCTCGGCGCATCTGTGGATCTTTATGGCCGACCGCAAGAAAAAGCGCGTATCCAAAAGTAGTTATTTGGGGCTGATACAGCTCATTTAG
- a CDS encoding FecR domain-containing protein: MEKKTLRYTLRRYIQGKLSEENSRAFLSYVKSGRDKILLQELIQEVLDDPADQHLLDDPTLLAVLDNTWDQLHLQINKPKTKSLWTWKRIGASAAAVIGLLFIGRWFLTIETKNVSPQAAQHVISPGKQSATLTLANGKQIHLHETQNGRIAEESGIRISKTTDGQLIYEVSDNSQGEIEQNTLSTTKGETYRIKLPDGTQVWLNAASSLSYPVRFANQKNRTVTLTGEAYFEVAKDSKHPFIVQAADQQVEVLGTHFNVNSYADESAVQTTLLEGRVQVSSHSQKLLLAPGQQSSLTAHGVLKSRPIDTAPVIAWTNNEFMFERDDIESVMRKVARWYNVEVIYQGKKTTEKFGGGISRFDDVQKVLSLLEKTGAVHFRIDGKKIHVLP; encoded by the coding sequence GTGGAAAAGAAAACACTTCGATATACGTTAAGGCGATATATACAGGGAAAACTTAGCGAAGAAAATTCCCGTGCGTTTTTGTCCTATGTAAAATCAGGCAGGGATAAAATATTACTTCAAGAACTCATCCAGGAGGTTTTGGACGATCCCGCCGATCAACATCTGTTGGACGATCCAACTTTATTGGCCGTACTGGATAATACCTGGGACCAATTGCATCTCCAGATCAATAAACCAAAAACAAAATCGCTATGGACTTGGAAACGTATTGGCGCAAGCGCAGCTGCTGTTATCGGACTATTATTTATTGGTCGCTGGTTTCTTACCATTGAAACTAAAAACGTATCTCCGCAAGCTGCACAACATGTGATATCACCCGGAAAACAATCGGCGACCTTAACGCTGGCCAACGGCAAGCAGATTCATCTACATGAAACACAAAACGGTCGGATTGCGGAAGAATCGGGTATAAGAATCTCTAAAACAACAGATGGCCAATTGATTTACGAAGTCAGCGATAATTCGCAGGGCGAAATCGAGCAAAATACCTTATCGACAACCAAAGGAGAAACCTATCGGATTAAGCTACCTGACGGTACACAAGTATGGCTCAATGCGGCTTCTTCGCTCAGCTATCCGGTTCGTTTTGCAAATCAAAAAAACAGAACTGTCACACTGACCGGTGAAGCTTATTTTGAAGTAGCGAAGGATTCCAAACACCCCTTTATTGTGCAGGCAGCAGATCAGCAGGTCGAAGTGCTCGGTACCCATTTCAATGTAAATAGTTATGCCGACGAATCGGCGGTACAGACCACCCTACTGGAAGGTCGTGTACAGGTCAGTTCCCACAGTCAAAAATTGTTATTAGCACCGGGTCAGCAGTCGAGCCTTACAGCTCATGGGGTGCTAAAATCCCGTCCAATAGATACTGCGCCGGTTATTGCCTGGACAAACAACGAATTTATGTTCGAGCGAGATGATATCGAAAGTGTCATGCGCAAGGTGGCACGCTGGTATAATGTGGAGGTCATCTATCAAGGTAAAAAAACGACCGAGAAATTTGGTGGCGGAATATCGCGTTTTGATGATGTTCAAAAAGTCTTAAGCCTGCTCGAAAAAACGGGTGCCGTTCATTTCAGAATCGACGGAAAAAAAATACATGTACTGCCGTAA